In Lactuca sativa cultivar Salinas chromosome 5, Lsat_Salinas_v11, whole genome shotgun sequence, the DNA window tgaataaggtgctattccatgaaattacactttacactttgattaagtcgttggtggagcgtgtgtggttaaccggcacactaacttggacttaacaaggtaggtaaagggtgacttaaggtttattatagtatcgatggagcgtgtgtggttaaccggcacatcgattgagtgataaactttaagggtaccaagtgatttgcatggttacttcacacctcgttttgtgatcctcggtatcccagtcacaaaacttggagggcacactcgagattgaaacatgcctttgaaaagttcattgaatctcaaagaatctaggaatttctaagaaccattcaaaaacctaatactaaaatattgcggttttcgtggtggaaattggtgaatcgtcattcacctacctttcaaatatgatatagcttagattacggcatacctcttctaagttatattatattgtgattggatcttagccttaatattacatttgggtgttttattaaggactcttttatatctaaactaatcttgtcctctttccttcagatgtctttcaacaatgcttctggctctaatcctaatggctcctttacccttatgaacttgtgtgggaaagtcacctttgatggatccaacttcaatgagtggatcagaaacatcaggatgattacccgctacgaggacaaagaatatgtccttgacaaggagcttaaggagattaatgagtccactgcaactcctcaggagatcgctgaatttcgggcacatgaaagggatactacgaaagtggcttgcatcatgacggccacgatgacagcggaactccaaaagtcttatgaagatttctacccttatgacatgcaccaagatttgatggaaagataccatcaaagtgcaagacaagagaggtatgagatcatctgctccatgataacaaccatgatgaaggacggggaatccgtcacgagccacatgcagaaaatgcaaaggtatgtggatcgtttgctgaagcttaatgtgaacttcccggaggatcctgcaatagatattattttgcattccttaccatcgtgctatgatcaattccgcatgacatatcacatgaacaaggaagaagtcaccctcagcaaacttcagggacttctcaagaccgcagaaacaggtcttaaggggaagtcggttgctatcactcctactcaaaactctactccggttttggcaatcgggaagaatcgagggaggaagagaaagagctcttctaagggtaccaaggctcggacccttgatggctcttcttcaagtggaaccaagaaaggtttcgttactccttcttctgacccaaaagaggctgaatgcttctattgccatgaaaaagctcattggaagcggaactgcccaaaataccagcaagatgtgaaggatgggaaagttaaacccaaccatgcaggtatttacactatcatttctaataactcaccccattctaaatcttgggtccttgataccgggtgtggtattcacatttgttgtgacttgcagggactaagaagaagtgaggatgtggagcaaggaaggataaacttgatcatggggaataggaaagctatacctgttaccaagattggagtttatactttatcgctaagtagtgggtttagtttagatttgaataagtgttgttattcgccaggaatggcaagaaatattatttcctttcatgctttgtacaaaaaagggtttaccttttcatttaataatgaagttggttctatagatgttttctataataatgtcttttattttaaagcattaccttgtgatggtgtgtatgaagctgtatctgttgtagataacttgggaaataatgttttgtgtattgattctactaataataacttggataaagcatctttatggcattgtcgtcttggacatataagcaagaaacgcataggccaactccaaaaggatggagtcttggagtcgtttgacctaaagtcagatgatagttgcgaatcatgcttacttggaaaaatgacaaagtcacccttcacaggttcatgtgagaggggtgaaggtttgttggaccttatacacacggatgtgtgtggaccattcaaacatgccacaagggatgctaatcgttattatttgacttttactgatgattatagtagatatggatatgtctacttgatcaagcataagtcagagactttcgagaggtttaaggaatttaaacaggaagtcgagaatcaattgggcaggaatattaagatgcttcgatccgatcgtggtggtgagtatcttagttcagagttcctcgactatctaagggaatgtaggatagtctcacaattgacacctcccaggacaccacagttgaatggtgtggctgagaggcgtaatcgaaccttgttggatatggttcgttccatgatgagtcgagctacgctaccaatctcattctgggggtatgccttagagactgccgcccatattcttaatctagtccctacaaagaaagttgccaaaactcctcacgagatgtggactggtaaagtacctaaactagaccacatcaagatttggggttgcgaggctttcgtgagacgcgagactcatgataagctcgaacctcgaagcgagaggtgtattttcatcggttacccacagcgatcctttggttacctcttctacagacctagtgacaatgtggtttttgtagcaagaagaggagtctttcgagaaagagagtttataagccaaggagacagtgggaggcaaattgatcttgaagaaattcaagaatcaagcagtgaaggaacttcaaactctagccctcaacttgaggaggaaactcctgttgagccaattgacaaatctgtacctctgagacgttccacgagagttaggagtgcacctgagcattactatggattccatattactgcagaaggtgagacgcttattagtgatgaaacactagtaagtcaagatgaccctaacagctacgaggaagccatggcaggccccgagtctgctaaatggaaagaggctatggatagcgagatacaatccatgtatgacaatcaagtttggaacttggttgagaatgtaccaggtcgtaagacagtagggtgcaaatgggtcttcaagaagaagaccgacatggatggtaaagtacacacttataaggctagactggttgcaaagggcttctctcaaattcctggagtggactatgatgagaccttttctccggtagccaagattaagtctattcgggttctgttagccatagctgcatttcatgattatgaaatatggcagatggatgtcaaaaccgctttccttaatgggaagttggctgaagatgtttacatgagtcagccagagggtttttgtcagcaacgagtaccctaatagagtgtgtaagcttgagaaatccatttatggattgaagcaagcacctcgcagatggaatctttgctttgatgaaaaggtcaaggaatttggcttttctaggagtgaagatgaatcttgtgtgtatgtcaaggctagtgggagtatagttagctttttggtattgtatgtggatgacatactactcataggaaacgacattccaaccctgcaggaagtaaagtcctggcttgggaagtgtttcgctatgaaggaccttggtgaagctgcctatattctagggataagaatcttgagagatcggagtaaaagactaattggacttagtcagagtacctacttggataaggtgctgaagcgattcagcatgcaggattccaagaaaggagagttacccatccagagtaacatcagattgagtaagacacaaagccctagcactgaggctgagatagcagaaatgagtcgaacaccttatgcttcggctgtaggatcgatcatgtatgctatgacgtgtactcgacccgatgtagcttttgccttgagcatggttagcaggtatcaggcgaaccctggcaaggcacactggactgcggtaaagaatattctcaagtacctacggaggactaaggactgggtccttaccctcggtgggagtgatgacttgagagttgttgggtatagtgatgctagcttccagactgatagggataatttccgctctcagtcgggctgggtctttaccctaaacggaggagcaatttcttggaagagttccaagcaagagacagtggcagattctacttgtgaatcagagtatattgcagctagcgaagcagcaaaggaagcgatatggctgaagaacttcattggagaccttggagttgtaccagctattaaagagccaatggaaattttctgtgatagtgaaagtgctgttgccttagccaaggaaccaagggatcatgggagatccagacacatcgacagaaaataccatttcattagacatcggatcgaagaaggactcctcgtggcaaagagggtatcatcagatgagaacccagcagatcccctcacgaagggactgagtagggttaagcatctccagcatgctcggagcatagggctgaaggatgatataagttttagtagttagataacccagaaatttgtaaagtgtaattgacattagatgatgaataaaaggaattttatttatgagtaaagtgttgctatctcttgtcgatcgtttactatatttcttttgcatgttttgacttccagaataattttgtttggtataacatattattcaaacctccacagtcggtcatatgtcggaagtaggtatgaatcaagactgtcatgatgggttgtagaggtctaaggtgttggacaaggctacaacaatcatgagtgctcataagttctgagtattggactcaacccacgctcactggaatcacttcatggaattctatctcgagtgatcgtgagacggtaatatcatataagtcttcaaacctagagatatgatttgttacttacgagttggttatgcattgactgtacgaaaccgcattggtaactcgatgttataaaacgtacttttgtgtgtaattcaatgagtggtagaacaaacatatgagtcgaagtttatctgttccttcttggattagaagctgatatctgggcccctcgatgattttgttttgacccatgtaccgggcccggtcagaactaagttgatgtgttcaattaagttctatgtcaaacaaatcggaaatcgagaaacaaatgctggacaagaagtaagacaatgttccatgtatttgtccggctgatatctagaacggaggattatatgatcacttatcttaaatggcgtactatcatcttctcagttccgagaaaccttgaaagagctacgattgccggtcggttcctgaagtactagagatatagttattagacttatccaagtgggagactgttggataaggtgtctaagtccataactatttcgggcttgtacttgacccgacccggcatggtccatttgggttgcatggcaccatgcaattggatagactaaatgagagaaataacacttggagattattaatatattataagttctaatatattaataatattatttgattagttgatcaaagaattaatttggaattaattaagtgatcaaaggataactaattaaatatatgggttgattgtgtaaatcatccatatcttgtatagtgggctaagaggctccatggattatcaagttgggttctacccataggatgctccatggatgctccatgggagttacaaacccatgggtcatggaaatgaagagtcatgacacattagggtttacatggtgtaaccctaggtgtgtcaacactatataagaagcatattctccaccaaaaatcggcactactaaggaactagagggcttggccgattttgagaagtgtgtgttatctcaagagtctttccaagagcatttggtgttgtgtgaagcatttgaggcatcacacttggggtgctaggctcacaaggtttcaaggaacacaagcaacaacaaggtaagttattctatctatgattcaagttaaaattgttccccatgtatgctagataggaatataaccttggaattcaactttgcatgataattagacaaacatagatccaaggttattagggttgcatgtacacttaggaagtgttagaatgctcaaaacccatcactactaCACCAAAGTCTCGTACTCGAACTGGCGAGAACGACCCAACTTGCTGGCCGACTATTACCTGCTTACTTACTGGCTGACTTGGCAGCTGCCTTGAAAGCCTATTCTGATGGCAAGCAGTTACGATGGCTCCTTCCTAAATAAGTTATCTAAAAGTCAGTCTTTCTTTTTGTTTTCAACGATCTAGTGCTTGGTCCTTCACCTTTATGAGTAGGAATGACTCCCTTACATAGGTCTTATGTTCAGTACTTCGTATCAGGTTCTATCTATGGGACCTTAACGATAATTTTTTTGTTCTTTCTAAAAAAACCTATGAGGTCCGTGACTGAACCTGTGTTCAGCACATGAGTTAGCGTTACCGCGTATTTAGTGGAAGCAGATAGTTAGGGACTGACCTGGTACCATTTTGAGTTACTGCCCCGAAGTACTAGACAACCTCCTATTGAAGAATAAGGCTTTTGAGCTGCCTGAGCATTGAATTTGTAACACAGGCCAAACGAAGTCGTATTGAGGACCCTAAGTAGTACTGTCAAAAACATCGGTACGTACAACATCCCCTTTCAAATTGCTGGACCTTCACGAACTTCCTGGAAACGGAGTACCGTGCCGGCAGGATCCCTATAAAGAAAGCCGCACAGAAAGATAAGACTACTTGGAATTCGGTGGGAATCCACAAAGACAGCATAGGAGATATCGCCCATTATACTGCAATATGGTGAGCATAGCCATGTCTGATGAAAGAGCCACCTGCTGACCTAGTGTTGACGAACAAGTTCCGGAAGCATGCGAACAAGACTTGGGATCGCGGCTCGTACCAGTAAAGCAAGAGAAATCAAAGAAGGTGCACGAAGGAAGGAAGTAGCACTAGCTTGATAATTTGTTCCGAGGAATGCAAAATAGTTGGACCTCTTATTGAAGGGGGCTCTAACATCATTCTGTTATTTCACCCCAGATTAATGATTAATGAGTAGCACCGAAGGCCACTCGCGCCGCAGAAGTGGTGGTACGACACTACTTATCATACCACAATGAAAATGACCCCATTTTAATTAAAGCCCTCTATCGCTATGCTCCAACACTTATACATATGCCCCAACCTGAAGGTTCTAATGTTGCCTTGGCAGAGAGTCATCTCAGGGAGCAGTCGACTGTCATACAGATGTCGAAGGACAGTCAAGGGCACAAGTTAGAATGAAGCAATATGAGGATCAACATAGAAGTGAGAGGGAATTTTCAGTTGGAGACTGGGTTTTCTTGCGATTCCAGCCCTATACTATAGGCTTTTCCATAGCTGCTAGACAAAAAGACCCAGCAAGCATCAGCTCTTCCTGAGAAGGATTCAATCCAACCCCTGCGACTTCGTCTTCCGCTCATAAGTAAGCTCTTTTCCACGGCATATTTTGACTCTGATCTTTGCTTCCTTCATTCGGTTTCTGGTTCTTGGCTGAACCAGTAGGTTGGAAACCTTCAAAACAATATGCTGCTTTTACGCTCAAATACAAATGAAATTCGTGCTCAGTTCAAGTCAGCAGGATCTATCTCTTATGCAAGGTTTATTGATGAAGGTTACCTATTATTTATTGTAAatctatattttttatataaagtaAAAAAGGGCGCTCTCGTGCAATGCAATCTAAACAAGACAAACTTACAGAATCAAAGAATCTAACAAATATAGGCAGAATACACTCATGATCTGCTTCACAAATAAGAGATTGGGTCGAAATCTATTTGTGAGATTAGGGATCAGCATATattatcataagcataaacataagtGAGGAGACCTGATTCAAATTAAAAAAGAACCTCTAGGAAGGTACCCTCGGCCGCCTATGACGGAGGACTTTTTCCTCTTCTCTTAAGAATTTATCTGATAGGAACAggctaaacaaaaagaaaagggGATGTTTTTCGTCGGAATAGGGGCCTGTTGACACAATCCCATTTCTTTCTCCCTATTTTTCCCATGTATTTCTTGGAAAAACCAAGGCAATTGAATTGAATTAGCAAGTCTCCAGACTGATTTACTGGAGCAGGAGAAGTCACATCACTGAATCAATCATACCTCAACTAGATCAATTGAATTATTTCACACAATTCTTTTGGTCATGCCTTTTCCTCTTTACTTTCTATATTGCCATATGCAATGATGGAGATGGACTACTTGGGATCAGCAGAATTCTAAAACTACGTAACCAACTGCTTTCACACCGTACGAACAACATCTGGAGCAAGGAGCCCAACAGTTTGGAAGATATCTTGAGAAAAGGTTTTAGCACCGGTCTATCCTATATGTACTCCAGTTTATTCGAAGTCTCCCAATGGTGTAAGGTCGACGACTTATTGGGAAAAAGGAGGAAGATCACTTTGATCTCTTGTTTCGGAGAAATTAGTGGCTCACGAGGAATGGAAAGGAACATCTTCTATTTGATCTCAAAGTCTGCATATAGCACTTCTTCCAATCCTAGATGGGGGATCACTTGTAGGAATGACATAATGCTAATCCATGTTCCACACGGCCAAGGAAGCATCGGTTTTTAATCTCATCATGACTTGGTCGTTCAGAAGAGATTCTTTCTAGATCAGAATAGTGGAATGGAAGGCACTACAAGAAAGATATACTCCTTTTCAAATTGCCCCGCGAAGACAGACGTTCGGAAAGGTTCTCGAGATTCTCAATCACTCTTTTTTTAGTGCGGAGGAATAGTACGGGAAGGGAACGAGACCAAGCCGAGCCTCTAGTAGAGTAAGCCCTTCCTACGTGTAAAAATGAATTGCAGCCTCAACCATAGAGATCAACCTGCGCCTTTGATGTTAGGCCCCGACGGAAAGTTTTCCGAAACCGAACTGAATGGAATTGTTACTTTCAAAAAATGCTTTCTGAAAAGAAAGAAGATCCATTTTCCCACGTAGTTCGTCGGTCAAACCAACAATTCTCTTCTCAAAGTAATAGGGATATCCTTTTCTAGTTAGACTTCTTGCAATGAAAGAACCATCCCTTCCTATTTGTTTTTCCTATCAGATAGAAAGAGAGACCCCAAAGAGCCTTCTTTACCATTTTAGGGGGCGGGGTGAAGGGGGGGTTTACATGCAATCGAGGCAAAATTGTTTACGCTTGAATCTCAGAGGACTCTTATCATTTGGTAGATCCAAGTCCATGGCCTATTTCGGGTTCACTCGGAGCTTTGGCAACCACCATA includes these proteins:
- the LOC111917033 gene encoding putative ATP synthase protein YMF19, whose protein sequence is MLLLRSNTNEIRAQFKSAGSISYARFIDEGYLLFIQVSRLIYWSRRSHITESIIPQLDQLNYFTQFFWSCLFLFTFYIAICNDGDGLLGISRILKLRNQLLSHRTNNIWSKEPNSLEDILRKGFSTGLSYMYSSLFEVSQWCKVDDLLGKRRKITLISCFGEISGSRGMERNIFYLISKSAYSTSSNPRWGITCRNDIMLIHVPHGQGSIGF